In the Rhodopirellula bahusiensis genome, one interval contains:
- a CDS encoding right-handed parallel beta-helix repeat-containing protein → MSNIAYSDWDLHVAADATAGGDGSEPRPFRSLTEARDAIRKLRIDRPSESARVLVGNGRYEITQPLTFEVGDGNVTYEAAPGTNPVISGGRLISAHWSEGEGSTWTTQLPPEWRFEQMWVNGKRAVRAREPDNFFHYMVGCREQPIDGGRRARQTISVRPEDIASLEGLTPEEIRDVQILAFHKWDTTRRFLESADAKNGQLFISGRKMKSWNPLTRNTGYVLENFAAALDEPGEFFLASGGTLSYQPRAGESMEDAEFIVPVCEKLVVIQGDAANDQFVEGLEFRGIAFRHCGMLTPRSGFDPSQAASPIEAAVQIDGTKNVVFDHCEIGHTGGYGIWFRKGCTGGLLRQCFVHDLGAGGVRVGETRIASNESEWTHDIVVDNNVIYDAGHLFPCAVGVWIGNSADNEVTHNEISNMYYTGISVGWRWGYDRSLASGIRIENNHIHHLGKGWLSDMGGIYTLGPSPGTVLRGNRIHDIESWGYGGWGLYNDEGSTGILLENNLVYRTKSGGYHQHYGRENVIRNNIFAFGREYQIRRTRVEKHLSFTYERNIVLWDSEKLFHGNWGDDGVEIGGNLYWRMGKPVELGKADTSDSSIVADPLFVDPLSDDFRFADPTVAKTIGFQPFDASQAGVYGDEAWKEHAKSLPLPEMRQAPPPPPLTFREDFEFGDRPVGSSVSVTPELGGIQAIESPVARSGTKVLQFTDTPGQKHRYYPMMTLSPKHSEGTTSCQFAIRLGENSVFQHEWRDSSHPYRTGPSLWFENGKLRSSNRVLTELPINEWILIAVTAKLGEDAGDWSVSVSIPNQPTKTIDQLPLVSDKWNQLDWLGFVSQADTDAVVLLDDLQLTRKE, encoded by the coding sequence ATGTCGAATATCGCGTACAGCGATTGGGATCTCCACGTCGCCGCTGATGCGACTGCTGGTGGTGACGGAAGTGAGCCCCGCCCCTTTCGATCCCTGACCGAAGCCCGCGACGCGATCCGCAAACTCCGGATTGATCGACCAAGTGAATCCGCTCGTGTTCTCGTAGGAAATGGTCGCTATGAAATCACTCAGCCGTTGACGTTTGAAGTCGGCGATGGAAACGTGACTTACGAAGCCGCACCTGGGACAAACCCGGTGATCTCAGGAGGTCGTCTGATTTCAGCTCACTGGTCCGAAGGCGAAGGAAGCACCTGGACGACGCAGCTTCCGCCGGAATGGCGTTTCGAACAGATGTGGGTCAACGGGAAGCGGGCTGTGAGAGCACGCGAACCGGACAATTTTTTTCACTACATGGTTGGATGCCGAGAACAACCGATTGACGGCGGCAGGCGTGCTCGACAGACAATCTCAGTACGTCCAGAAGACATTGCCAGCCTGGAAGGACTCACTCCGGAAGAGATTCGTGACGTCCAAATCCTGGCGTTTCACAAATGGGATACCACCCGCCGATTTCTTGAGAGCGCCGATGCGAAGAACGGCCAGCTGTTCATCTCAGGGAGGAAGATGAAAAGTTGGAACCCGCTGACACGCAACACGGGTTACGTCCTTGAAAATTTTGCCGCGGCACTCGACGAACCGGGTGAGTTCTTCTTGGCATCGGGAGGAACACTCAGCTACCAACCTCGTGCGGGTGAATCGATGGAGGATGCTGAGTTCATCGTTCCCGTCTGCGAGAAGCTGGTTGTGATCCAGGGCGACGCGGCGAACGATCAGTTCGTTGAAGGCCTGGAATTTCGCGGCATCGCGTTCCGACATTGCGGCATGCTCACGCCGCGGTCCGGCTTTGATCCATCCCAAGCGGCCTCTCCGATTGAGGCCGCGGTGCAAATCGACGGCACGAAAAACGTCGTGTTCGATCATTGCGAGATTGGTCACACCGGTGGGTATGGCATTTGGTTCCGCAAGGGCTGTACGGGAGGCCTCCTGAGGCAGTGCTTCGTGCACGACTTGGGCGCAGGCGGAGTGCGTGTTGGTGAAACAAGAATTGCATCGAACGAATCCGAATGGACTCACGACATCGTTGTCGACAACAACGTCATCTACGATGCCGGGCATCTCTTTCCATGTGCGGTCGGCGTTTGGATTGGCAACAGTGCTGACAACGAAGTCACGCACAACGAAATTTCGAACATGTACTACACCGGCATCTCGGTCGGTTGGCGTTGGGGATACGATCGAAGTCTGGCATCGGGAATTCGAATCGAAAACAACCACATCCACCACCTCGGCAAAGGCTGGCTCAGTGACATGGGCGGCATCTACACACTGGGGCCGTCGCCGGGCACCGTGCTGCGAGGCAATCGAATTCACGACATCGAGTCATGGGGATACGGAGGTTGGGGGCTGTACAACGACGAAGGCAGCACCGGCATTTTGCTGGAAAACAACCTCGTTTATCGCACCAAGTCCGGCGGCTATCACCAGCACTACGGACGCGAAAATGTGATTCGCAACAACATCTTTGCATTCGGTCGCGAATACCAGATCCGGCGAACTCGAGTTGAAAAGCATCTTTCCTTCACCTACGAGCGGAACATCGTTCTGTGGGATTCCGAGAAATTGTTTCATGGCAACTGGGGCGATGACGGCGTTGAAATTGGTGGCAACCTGTATTGGCGAATGGGCAAGCCGGTTGAGCTTGGAAAGGCCGATACAAGCGACAGTTCAATCGTTGCGGATCCGCTGTTCGTCGATCCGTTGAGCGATGATTTCCGGTTTGCAGACCCAACGGTCGCGAAAACGATTGGCTTCCAGCCATTCGATGCATCGCAAGCAGGCGTCTATGGTGACGAAGCATGGAAAGAACACGCCAAGTCGCTTCCGTTGCCAGAAATGCGTCAGGCACCTCCCCCGCCGCCGCTCACCTTTCGCGAAGACTTTGAATTCGGCGATCGGCCGGTTGGCTCATCCGTTTCGGTCACGCCGGAACTCGGTGGAATCCAGGCGATCGAGTCACCGGTGGCAAGAAGCGGGACCAAGGTCTTGCAGTTCACCGACACACCCGGTCAGAAGCATCGTTACTATCCGATGATGACTCTCAGCCCCAAGCACAGCGAAGGCACGACGAGTTGCCAGTTCGCGATCCGACTGGGAGAGAACTCTGTGTTCCAGCATGAGTGGCGAGATTCCAGCCACCCTTACCGAACTGGCCCCAGCCTGTGGTTTGAAAACGGCAAGCTACGTTCTTCAAATCGCGTTCTGACGGAACTCCCGATCAACGAGTGGATTCTGATCGCGGTCACTGCGAAACTGGGAGAGGATGCGGGCGATTGGAGCGTCTCGGTATCGATCCCCAATCAGCCGACGAAAACGATTGACCAGTTGCCGCTCGTGAGCGACAAGTGGAACCAACTCGACTGGTTGGGTTTTGTGAGCCAAGCGGACACCGATGCGGTGGTTCTTCTCGACGACCTGCAATTGACTCGTAAGGAGTGA
- a CDS encoding amidohydrolase family protein translates to MSGESFSDRSVPSDEHTTRRGFMKGTVVVGAAAMTKPLIAAPSPKEEPIPIIDCHIHLFDATRPQGAPYVGPGGDSPTTALPADYRKLAVPLGITGAIKVEASPWVEDNLWALQVMQPDDMMLGLVGNLRPEKPDFGELLVRHAKNPLFRGIRYGTLWGYDLTKMIEDDVFMKGMRLMVDLDLSLDVANPSVRLLEAVVKLNERLPDLRIVIDHLPRLEPTAANQVAYDNVLKDLHHRTNVFVKLSGLIHRVSGKIVKDLEVHRPGLDRLIEVFGDDRILFGSDWPNSDRAAPLDEVVGIAKEYFADKPRELQEKYFWKNSLAAYKWKPREDLQKGVVD, encoded by the coding sequence ATGAGTGGTGAATCCTTCTCCGATCGTTCGGTCCCATCCGACGAACACACAACCCGGCGTGGATTCATGAAGGGAACCGTAGTCGTGGGAGCGGCGGCGATGACGAAACCCCTGATTGCGGCACCGAGTCCCAAAGAAGAACCGATTCCCATCATTGATTGCCATATCCATCTCTTTGACGCAACGCGTCCACAGGGTGCACCCTACGTTGGTCCCGGCGGCGATTCTCCCACCACCGCCCTGCCGGCTGACTATCGCAAACTTGCTGTTCCGCTGGGAATCACTGGTGCAATCAAGGTCGAAGCCAGTCCGTGGGTGGAAGACAATCTGTGGGCACTGCAAGTCATGCAGCCCGACGACATGATGCTGGGACTGGTCGGCAATCTACGGCCAGAGAAACCGGACTTTGGTGAACTTCTCGTTCGACATGCGAAGAACCCTCTGTTTCGAGGCATCCGCTACGGAACCCTGTGGGGCTACGATCTGACGAAGATGATCGAGGACGACGTGTTCATGAAAGGGATGCGTTTGATGGTGGATCTCGATCTTTCGCTGGATGTTGCCAACCCATCCGTGCGATTGCTGGAAGCGGTCGTGAAGCTGAACGAACGTCTGCCAGACTTGCGCATCGTCATCGATCACCTGCCACGATTGGAACCAACCGCCGCCAACCAAGTGGCTTACGACAACGTTCTGAAAGACTTGCACCATCGAACGAATGTCTTTGTCAAACTCTCGGGCTTGATTCATCGCGTCTCAGGCAAGATCGTGAAAGATCTGGAGGTGCATCGTCCAGGACTGGATCGACTGATCGAGGTGTTTGGAGACGATCGAATCCTCTTTGGCAGCGACTGGCCCAACAGCGACCGAGCGGCTCCTTTGGATGAAGTTGTGGGCATCGCGAAAGAATACTTTGCTGATAAACCACGTGAGCTCCAGGAAAAGTACTTCTGGAAGAACTCCCTCGCGGCCTACAAGTGGAAGCCGCGAGAAGATCTTCAAAAAGGCGTCGTTGACTAG
- a CDS encoding pyridoxamine 5'-phosphate oxidase family protein produces the protein MNTHKKLIELIQDFDTAMLITKADDGGLDARPMAIAEATDDGQVWFVTNRNSGKIAELMLDRDVAVTMQGSNKFVTLAGKCRVTDDRAKLDQLWKEAWKVWFPEGKNDPNITLLRVEPERGEYWDNSGFTGIKYLLSAGKAYVQGERAETDKDINATVSL, from the coding sequence ATGAATACTCATAAAAAGCTGATCGAACTCATTCAAGACTTTGATACCGCGATGCTGATTACGAAGGCAGATGACGGCGGTTTGGACGCTCGCCCTATGGCGATCGCGGAAGCCACTGACGACGGCCAAGTGTGGTTCGTTACCAATCGGAACTCTGGCAAGATCGCCGAGCTGATGTTGGACCGCGACGTGGCCGTGACAATGCAGGGTTCCAACAAGTTTGTCACGCTCGCCGGCAAGTGCCGAGTCACCGATGATCGCGCCAAGCTGGATCAACTTTGGAAGGAAGCTTGGAAGGTTTGGTTCCCAGAAGGCAAGAACGATCCAAACATCACCTTGCTTCGCGTTGAGCCGGAACGTGGAGAGTATTGGGACAACAGCGGCTTCACCGGGATCAAGTATCTGCTGAGCGCGGGCAAGGCTTATGTCCAAGGCGAACGAGCCGAGACCGACAAAGACATCAACGCCACCGTCTCGCTTTGA
- a CDS encoding GlsB/YeaQ/YmgE family stress response membrane protein — protein MLIPIIGWIVFGLIVGAIARLIYPGRQDLGLIKTTLLGVVGSFVGGFIAYLLFGGSAMQASGWIGSIVGAVAVLAIALRVNHTPPQTHTH, from the coding sequence ATGTTGATTCCAATCATTGGCTGGATCGTTTTCGGACTGATCGTCGGTGCCATCGCCCGTTTGATTTATCCCGGTCGTCAGGACCTGGGACTGATCAAGACCACTCTGCTTGGCGTTGTCGGCTCATTCGTCGGTGGCTTCATTGCCTACCTGCTGTTTGGCGGTTCGGCGATGCAAGCATCTGGCTGGATCGGTTCCATCGTCGGTGCCGTTGCCGTGCTGGCCATCGCACTGCGGGTAAATCACACACCACCGCAAACCCATACACACTGA
- the dps gene encoding DNA starvation/stationary phase protection protein Dps, with protein MSTTTATQFKRDILQDETTSEVTAILQENLTNLIDLALLMKQAHWNVVGPNFRSIHLQLDEIIETVRAGSDEVAERIVTLGVSADGRVSTVDADSKVETYPAGFVKVSETISRVADAVKQVIDSLRSAIERLGDLDAISEDMLIAISGELEKHLWMLQAQEA; from the coding sequence ATGTCTACCACGACCGCAACTCAATTCAAACGGGACATTCTGCAGGACGAGACGACTTCCGAAGTCACTGCCATTCTGCAGGAAAACCTGACCAACTTGATCGACCTTGCCTTGCTGATGAAGCAAGCCCACTGGAACGTTGTTGGCCCGAACTTCCGCAGCATTCACTTGCAACTCGATGAAATCATCGAAACCGTGCGTGCAGGCAGCGACGAAGTGGCCGAGCGTATCGTGACCCTCGGTGTCTCCGCTGATGGCCGTGTTTCGACTGTCGACGCGGACAGCAAGGTTGAGACCTACCCAGCTGGCTTCGTCAAAGTCTCAGAAACAATTTCACGAGTCGCCGATGCGGTCAAGCAAGTCATCGACTCGCTTCGGTCTGCCATCGAGCGACTCGGTGACCTGGACGCGATCAGCGAAGACATGCTGATCGCAATCTCGGGCGAGCTTGAAAAGCATCTTTGGATGCTTCAAGCCCAGGAAGCTTGA
- a CDS encoding SDR family oxidoreductase: MNRKAIITGGSTGIGRATAVALARSGHDVGITYAHGEEDAKQTAEMVRAEGRACVIKQLNLSTPETANPVVDELVDELGGLDVFVNNAGMMVNQTMPDLDVETAQKIFNVNTIGATLAIQRAVRHMLPGGLEGEPKTTHGRIIVVTSVHEAIASPVDTLYTMTKHALGGLVKCLALDLTPLNITVNSVAPGEIATPMNDMDADDAKSSPREAIPVRRVGHPDEVAAVINFLVGDQAGFVTGARWPIDGGFEAAAPLAATAFREDYLAQ, from the coding sequence ATGAATCGCAAAGCAATCATCACCGGTGGCAGCACCGGCATCGGCCGCGCAACAGCGGTTGCCCTGGCTCGCTCCGGACACGACGTCGGCATCACCTACGCCCATGGCGAAGAAGATGCAAAACAGACCGCTGAAATGGTTCGAGCCGAAGGTCGTGCGTGCGTCATCAAGCAACTAAACCTATCAACACCCGAAACCGCGAATCCTGTTGTTGACGAGTTGGTTGATGAATTGGGTGGCCTGGACGTATTCGTCAACAACGCGGGGATGATGGTCAATCAAACGATGCCAGATCTCGACGTCGAAACTGCTCAGAAGATCTTCAACGTCAATACGATTGGTGCCACGCTAGCGATCCAGCGAGCAGTGCGTCACATGTTGCCCGGCGGCCTGGAAGGCGAACCGAAAACAACGCATGGCCGAATCATTGTCGTCACCAGCGTTCACGAAGCGATCGCTAGCCCGGTCGATACCCTGTACACGATGACCAAGCACGCCCTGGGCGGCTTGGTGAAGTGCCTGGCTTTGGATCTAACGCCGCTCAACATCACTGTCAACTCAGTGGCGCCGGGCGAAATCGCAACGCCAATGAATGACATGGATGCGGATGACGCAAAGAGTTCGCCGCGGGAAGCGATCCCGGTTCGCCGGGTTGGTCATCCCGATGAAGTCGCTGCGGTCATCAACTTTCTGGTTGGTGATCAAGCAGGCTTTGTCACCGGCGCTCGCTGGCCGATCGACGGCGGATTCGAAGCCGCCGCACCGCTCGCAGCAACTGCCTTCCGCGAAGATTACCTGGCTCAATAG
- a CDS encoding hypervirulence associated TUDOR domain-containing protein — protein sequence MSQKFQVNQYVEWNYGGGSAKGQIKESFKEKVTKTIKGNDVTRNASDDEPAYYIEQEDGDHVLKSECELKDA from the coding sequence ATGAGCCAAAAATTCCAAGTGAATCAATACGTCGAGTGGAACTACGGCGGAGGCTCAGCCAAAGGGCAGATCAAGGAGTCATTCAAAGAAAAGGTGACCAAAACAATCAAAGGCAATGACGTCACGCGTAATGCCAGCGACGACGAACCTGCGTACTACATCGAGCAAGAAGACGGCGACCATGTTTTGAAAAGCGAATGCGAACTGAAGGACGCATAA
- a CDS encoding zinc ribbon domain-containing protein — MPDSKQDTAPLNKTPCPSCGKHVDDRVPACPNCGEKIYVEHPGGITPTRHEPLPANQPEK, encoded by the coding sequence ATGCCGGATTCCAAGCAAGACACCGCGCCTTTGAACAAGACTCCGTGCCCCAGTTGCGGGAAACATGTGGACGACCGCGTCCCCGCATGTCCGAATTGTGGGGAGAAGATCTACGTGGAGCACCCTGGTGGAATCACGCCTACTCGGCACGAACCATTGCCGGCCAATCAGCCCGAAAAATGA
- a CDS encoding nucleoside deaminase → MSKSLTVTNEMLCLWMKAVVTVTIEGVTQGEHPFGAGVFTESGKQIAVTYNQVVSRCDPTAHAEVLAIGKASKKLGEVDLSGLWLVSTGEPCPMCLSAIGLAGIERVAFGATAATIETANFSSMGLKASELAKELSLPMELIGGVLEYDCSALLLNHQKKDRDDG, encoded by the coding sequence ATGTCCAAGTCCCTCACTGTCACCAACGAAATGCTTTGTCTTTGGATGAAGGCTGTTGTCACCGTGACGATCGAGGGAGTGACTCAGGGAGAACACCCATTCGGTGCAGGTGTCTTCACCGAAAGTGGGAAGCAGATTGCGGTTACCTACAACCAAGTAGTTTCGCGATGCGACCCGACTGCTCACGCGGAGGTTCTCGCAATTGGGAAGGCTTCGAAGAAATTGGGCGAAGTGGATCTCTCCGGTTTGTGGCTTGTTTCCACCGGTGAACCCTGTCCGATGTGCCTTTCCGCGATTGGATTGGCCGGCATCGAGCGAGTTGCTTTCGGGGCGACTGCTGCGACGATCGAAACAGCAAACTTCAGCTCGATGGGATTGAAGGCCAGCGAGCTTGCAAAAGAGTTGTCTTTGCCGATGGAGTTGATCGGGGGCGTTCTGGAATACGATTGCTCGGCCTTGTTGCTCAATCATCAGAAGAAGGACCGGGATGATGGTTGA
- a CDS encoding response regulator yields the protein MMVELNVQLAEELPLPTIGMRNVLVVDDVAVMRTILSRVLKDRQVDSAQASDGSEAFDLLSKQSFDAVITDIEMPNWTGFDLVDAMRRSKDQRIATMPVIVTSTLADKSIARKARRYVGVYFLPKPISVSRLSVTLKMIATSRWLHERFSDGRQISF from the coding sequence ATGATGGTTGAACTCAATGTCCAGCTTGCTGAAGAGTTGCCGCTGCCAACGATCGGCATGCGGAACGTCCTTGTTGTCGACGATGTTGCGGTGATGCGGACCATCCTGTCGCGTGTCTTGAAAGACCGGCAAGTGGACAGTGCTCAAGCTTCCGATGGTTCCGAAGCCTTCGACCTGTTGTCCAAACAGTCGTTTGATGCGGTCATCACTGACATCGAAATGCCAAATTGGACCGGCTTCGATTTGGTCGACGCGATGCGACGATCCAAGGATCAACGTATCGCCACGATGCCGGTGATCGTGACCAGCACGTTGGCAGACAAGTCCATTGCTCGAAAGGCACGACGTTACGTGGGGGTGTACTTCCTTCCGAAACCAATCTCAGTTTCGAGATTGAGTGTTACCTTGAAGATGATCGCGACCAGCCGTTGGTTGCACGAGCGATTCTCTGATGGACGACAAATCAGCTTCTAA
- a CDS encoding DedA family protein: MEQWIKTILEDFGAFGVGALMLIENVFPPIPSELVMPWAGYSVSQGNASFIVVVIAGSLGSFAGAWAWYWLARRIGKERLATWVDDHGAWLTISRDDINRVDRWFENWGAAAVLGCRMIPGLRTLISVPAGFANMAPAKFSIYTAIGTVAWTALLTSIGLWLGKNYSDLAGPLSWVSSGVIALMFAIWVYRLVRQHRGQRQQPSHH, translated from the coding sequence ATGGAACAGTGGATCAAAACAATTCTGGAAGACTTTGGTGCCTTCGGTGTTGGTGCGCTCATGTTGATTGAGAACGTGTTCCCACCGATTCCGTCCGAACTTGTCATGCCGTGGGCGGGTTATTCCGTGAGCCAAGGGAATGCGTCATTCATTGTCGTGGTGATCGCTGGCAGCTTGGGTTCTTTCGCTGGAGCCTGGGCCTGGTACTGGCTTGCTCGCCGGATCGGAAAAGAACGTCTGGCAACTTGGGTGGATGATCATGGTGCATGGTTGACCATCAGCCGGGACGATATCAACAGAGTCGATCGTTGGTTTGAAAATTGGGGCGCGGCTGCCGTGTTGGGGTGTCGAATGATCCCGGGACTACGGACGCTGATCAGTGTTCCGGCCGGATTCGCGAATATGGCACCAGCAAAATTCTCGATCTACACCGCCATCGGGACGGTCGCTTGGACGGCATTGCTCACAAGCATCGGATTGTGGTTGGGCAAAAACTACAGCGATCTTGCCGGTCCGCTCAGCTGGGTGAGCTCGGGAGTGATCGCACTGATGTTCGCCATCTGGGTCTATCGGCTGGTTCGTCAGCATCGCGGGCAACGTCAGCAACCTTCCCATCATTAG
- a CDS encoding MgtC/SapB family protein produces MLDSLDVSQLQTIATAGGLGALLGIEREFARKPAGIRTHIFVCAGSSMMMLLAQEALNHFQFREPDSMLSSDPIRVLQAIVVGISFLGAGTIVHQKGEQVEGLTTAASIFLTAGIGVATAVQRVALATSVALAAVFVLLAVGFVENRIAWWLNRNCDATSPNDRDEPNDRAE; encoded by the coding sequence ATGTTAGACAGCCTCGATGTATCTCAGTTGCAGACGATTGCTACCGCGGGAGGCCTGGGCGCGTTGCTCGGGATCGAACGCGAATTCGCTCGCAAACCCGCCGGTATCCGGACGCACATCTTCGTGTGCGCAGGGTCATCGATGATGATGCTGCTTGCCCAAGAAGCACTGAATCACTTCCAATTTCGGGAACCGGATTCAATGCTCAGTTCCGATCCAATTCGGGTGCTGCAAGCGATCGTCGTGGGCATCAGCTTCCTAGGTGCCGGAACAATCGTCCACCAAAAGGGCGAACAGGTCGAAGGCCTGACAACAGCAGCGAGCATCTTCCTTACCGCTGGAATCGGAGTCGCGACGGCTGTCCAGCGAGTCGCACTGGCAACGAGTGTCGCCCTCGCGGCCGTGTTCGTGCTGCTCGCGGTGGGCTTCGTCGAGAATCGCATCGCTTGGTGGTTGAACCGAAACTGCGATGCGACATCACCAAACGACCGTGATGAGCCCAACGATCGTGCTGAATGA
- the coxB gene encoding cytochrome c oxidase subunit II: MIPSPSQSALDPAGTGADSIASLFWVMVVGGILIWLIVVGLAIYAILVPGRHDQKTTRLLVIGGGAVFPTIVLTALLTYGLAMLPELQRPAPEGSQVIEVAGVRWWWRVVYRLPNGTKVETANEIHLPVNEPVEFKLTSEDVIHAFWIPALGGKVDMMPGRENRLKLVPNRVGTYRGVCAEYCGEAHTQMAFDVIVESREDYDAWLSRLKKPVVQGSEAASEGRQIFEAAGCGACHAIRGTSADGVVGPELTHFGSRRSIGASVLPNNSDNLIRWIAETHQVKPGVEMPAFETLSPDELRALSLYLGDLK, encoded by the coding sequence ATGATCCCCAGTCCATCTCAGTCCGCTCTCGATCCCGCTGGCACTGGTGCCGATTCGATCGCGAGTCTGTTTTGGGTGATGGTCGTCGGCGGAATCCTGATTTGGTTGATCGTCGTTGGTTTAGCGATTTACGCGATCTTGGTTCCGGGGCGTCACGATCAAAAGACAACTCGACTGCTCGTGATCGGTGGTGGGGCGGTCTTTCCGACGATCGTTTTGACGGCTTTGCTGACCTACGGGCTGGCCATGTTGCCGGAATTGCAACGACCAGCGCCCGAAGGAAGTCAGGTGATCGAAGTGGCGGGAGTTCGATGGTGGTGGCGGGTTGTCTATCGACTGCCAAACGGCACGAAGGTGGAAACGGCTAATGAGATCCACTTGCCGGTGAACGAACCAGTCGAGTTCAAGCTGACGAGTGAAGACGTGATCCATGCGTTTTGGATTCCAGCTCTCGGCGGCAAAGTCGACATGATGCCCGGCCGCGAAAATCGTTTGAAGTTAGTGCCCAATCGCGTTGGAACCTATCGCGGTGTTTGTGCCGAATACTGTGGCGAGGCTCATACGCAAATGGCGTTTGATGTGATTGTTGAATCACGCGAAGACTATGACGCATGGCTGTCACGATTGAAGAAGCCAGTGGTGCAAGGATCAGAAGCGGCAAGCGAAGGAAGACAGATATTCGAGGCGGCCGGTTGTGGTGCCTGCCACGCGATTCGTGGGACATCGGCCGACGGGGTGGTGGGACCTGAACTCACACACTTTGGCAGTCGACGCAGCATCGGGGCGTCGGTGCTGCCGAACAATTCTGACAACTTGATTCGTTGGATTGCTGAGACACATCAAGTCAAACCCGGAGTGGAGATGCCCGCCTTTGAAACGCTGAGTCCTGACGAGTTGCGAGCGTTGTCTCTGTACTTGGGGGACTTGAAATGA